The following proteins come from a genomic window of Hymenobacter canadensis:
- a CDS encoding c-type heme family protein, whose protein sequence is MMRHFLRAAGAALLLLAAACRPDQIEHLRESKRIGAEAENWVVKRIMPEDLLRATRWAGDSLTRHADRELLRVLRDKLAEGGVAAALPYCRPASFPGVDSVAKTLQASARRVSSKPRNPAALAALTASDLQPDTARQVARPNAETFFYQRPIIANDALCLRCHGKVGQDLSATDYALIRRQFPQDQATGYALGEPMGVWRVTLQRPGVAEFWTMKTRKIPKRRKLF, encoded by the coding sequence ATGATGCGCCATTTCCTCCGTGCCGCCGGGGCCGCTTTGCTGCTGCTGGCCGCCGCCTGCCGTCCCGACCAGATTGAGCACCTGCGTGAAAGCAAGCGCATCGGGGCCGAGGCCGAAAACTGGGTGGTAAAGCGCATCATGCCCGAAGACCTGCTCCGCGCCACCCGCTGGGCCGGCGACTCGCTCACCCGCCACGCCGACCGCGAGCTGCTGCGCGTGCTGCGCGACAAGCTCGCCGAGGGCGGTGTGGCTGCCGCCCTGCCCTACTGCCGCCCCGCATCCTTTCCCGGTGTCGACTCGGTGGCCAAAACCCTACAGGCCAGCGCCCGGCGCGTGAGCAGCAAGCCCCGCAACCCCGCCGCCCTTGCGGCCCTCACCGCCTCCGACCTGCAGCCCGACACCGCCCGCCAAGTGGCCCGGCCCAACGCCGAGACGTTCTTTTACCAGCGCCCCATCATCGCCAACGACGCGCTGTGCCTGCGCTGCCACGGCAAAGTGGGCCAAGACCTCAGTGCCACCGACTACGCCCTCATCCGCAGGCAATTCCCGCAGGACCAGGCCACCGGCTATGCGCTGGGTGAGCCCATGGGCGTGTGGCGCGTCACGCTCCAGCGCCCCGGCGTGGCCGAATTCTGGACCATGAAGACCCGCAAGATTCCAAAGCGCCGCAAGCTGTTTTAG
- the thrC gene encoding threonine synthase: MRYYSLNHQSPTVDFREATIAGQAPDGGLYFPEQIPRFTPEFLAQLPGLSRAEVAYEVIRPYVGACIPEEELRRICAETVDFDFPLVPVSDRISALELFHGPTLAFKDVGARFMSRCLGYFSQRQAAPITVLVATSGDTGGAVADGFLGVPGVEVVILYPSGKVSPLQEKQLTTLGQNITALEVRGNFDDCQQLVKQAFLDATVAQHRQLTSANSINVARWLPQQFYYLFALQQWRHAAPPVVAVPSGNFGNLCAGLLAHASGLPIGHFIAACNANDAVADYLRTGAFAARPAVATLSNAMDVGNPSNFGRILELFGQQHAALSELVSGATITDAQTQATIRRTYQQTGYLPDPHGAVALLALENYLAEHPAARSFFLETAHPIKFPEVVEPIIGAAVPVPDSVAGLLSRPKQSILLEPRYEALQEFLLR; this comes from the coding sequence ATGCGCTACTACAGCCTCAATCACCAGTCGCCTACCGTTGATTTCCGGGAAGCCACCATTGCCGGGCAGGCCCCCGATGGCGGTCTGTACTTCCCGGAGCAGATTCCGCGCTTCACGCCCGAGTTCCTGGCCCAGCTGCCGGGCCTGTCGCGCGCCGAAGTAGCCTACGAAGTCATCCGGCCCTATGTGGGCGCCTGCATTCCGGAAGAGGAACTGCGCCGCATCTGCGCTGAAACCGTGGATTTCGATTTCCCACTAGTGCCGGTTTCCGACCGAATTTCGGCGCTGGAGCTGTTTCACGGCCCCACGCTGGCCTTCAAGGACGTGGGCGCGCGGTTTATGAGCCGCTGCCTGGGCTACTTCTCGCAGCGTCAGGCGGCGCCCATCACGGTGCTGGTAGCCACCTCCGGCGACACCGGCGGGGCCGTGGCCGACGGCTTCCTGGGCGTGCCGGGCGTGGAAGTGGTGATTCTGTATCCGTCGGGCAAAGTCAGCCCGCTGCAGGAAAAGCAGCTCACCACGCTCGGCCAGAACATCACGGCCCTGGAGGTGCGCGGCAACTTCGACGACTGCCAGCAGCTGGTGAAGCAGGCCTTCCTCGATGCCACAGTGGCGCAGCATCGGCAGCTCACCTCGGCCAATTCCATCAACGTGGCCCGCTGGCTGCCGCAGCAGTTCTACTACCTGTTTGCGCTGCAGCAGTGGCGGCACGCCGCGCCGCCGGTGGTAGCGGTGCCCAGCGGCAACTTCGGCAACCTCTGTGCCGGGCTGCTGGCGCACGCCTCGGGCCTGCCAATCGGCCACTTCATCGCTGCCTGCAACGCCAACGACGCCGTAGCCGACTACCTGCGCACCGGCGCATTTGCGGCCCGGCCGGCCGTAGCCACGCTTTCCAACGCCATGGATGTGGGCAACCCCAGCAACTTCGGGCGCATTCTGGAGCTGTTCGGGCAGCAGCATGCCGCCTTAAGCGAGCTGGTCAGCGGCGCCACCATCACCGATGCCCAGACCCAGGCCACCATCCGGCGCACCTACCAGCAAACCGGCTACCTGCCCGACCCGCACGGCGCCGTGGCGCTGCTGGCGCTGGAAAACTACTTGGCCGAACACCCGGCGGCCCGGAGCTTTTTCCTGGAAACAGCGCATCCTATCAAGTTTCCGGAAGTAGTGGAGCCCATCATTGGCGCGGCCGTGCCGGTGCCGGATTCCGTGGCTGGGCTGCTGTCCAGGCCCAAGCAAAGCATTCTGCTGGAGCCACGCTACGAGGCACTGCAGGAGTTTTTACTGCGCTGA
- a CDS encoding protoporphyrinogen/coproporphyrinogen oxidase: protein MTASSPDSAPIVIIGAGMAGLTCANYLHRAGRTVVVLEAAEAVGGRVRTDVTPEGFRLDRGFQVLLTKYPEVQRLLDYGALDLKAFRSGAVIRLASGQETTLRNPLRQPVAALPAVVSPIGTLFDKLRIASLARHVTSHSNEDLLNRPSTDTLTFLRRYGWSEQIIDNFFRPFFGGVFLDRGLTTASNFFEFVFKQFVEGDAVVPALGMQQIPEQLAARLPAGTVRLNSAVEAIEGTTVRLRGGETLQAAAVVVATEGNTASELLPALPQAPATAWRRTTCTYFSAPASPGRHDKLLRLNAVPGQLAHNVCFPSDVAPAYAPAGRTLVSVSTHGEHGLPETTLTTTLRAELMLWFGEEVSQWEHLRTYDLPYALPVYPAGQPVQQPQRISPTLYRCGDVTSYPSLNAAMASGREVAEMILNG, encoded by the coding sequence ATGACTGCTTCTTCTCCTGACTCCGCGCCCATCGTTATCATCGGGGCTGGCATGGCCGGCCTGACCTGTGCCAACTACCTGCACCGTGCCGGCCGCACCGTGGTGGTACTGGAAGCCGCCGAAGCCGTGGGCGGCCGCGTCCGCACCGATGTTACGCCCGAGGGCTTCCGCCTCGACCGGGGCTTTCAGGTGCTGCTGACCAAGTACCCCGAGGTGCAGCGCCTCCTGGATTATGGCGCCCTGGACCTGAAAGCCTTTCGCTCGGGCGCGGTCATCCGGCTGGCCTCGGGCCAGGAAACCACCCTGCGCAACCCGCTGCGGCAGCCGGTGGCGGCCCTGCCGGCCGTGGTATCGCCCATCGGCACGCTCTTCGACAAGCTGCGTATTGCCAGCCTGGCCCGCCACGTGACCAGCCACAGCAACGAAGACCTGCTGAACCGCCCTTCCACCGATACCCTGACGTTTCTGCGCCGCTACGGCTGGAGCGAGCAAATCATCGACAACTTCTTCCGGCCGTTTTTCGGGGGCGTGTTCCTGGATCGGGGCCTGACCACGGCCAGCAACTTCTTTGAGTTTGTGTTCAAGCAGTTTGTGGAAGGCGACGCCGTGGTGCCGGCGCTGGGTATGCAGCAGATTCCGGAGCAGCTGGCCGCCCGCCTGCCGGCCGGTACCGTGCGCCTCAATTCGGCGGTAGAAGCCATCGAGGGCACCACCGTGCGCCTGCGGGGCGGCGAAACACTGCAGGCTGCCGCCGTGGTAGTAGCCACCGAAGGCAACACCGCTTCGGAGCTGCTGCCGGCGCTGCCCCAGGCCCCGGCCACCGCTTGGCGCCGCACCACCTGTACCTACTTCTCGGCGCCCGCCTCGCCGGGCCGCCACGACAAGCTGCTGCGCCTCAACGCCGTGCCCGGCCAGCTGGCGCACAACGTCTGCTTTCCCTCGGATGTGGCCCCGGCTTATGCGCCGGCGGGCCGCACGCTGGTGTCGGTGAGCACCCACGGCGAGCATGGCCTGCCCGAAACCACCCTCACCACCACGCTGCGCGCCGAGCTGATGCTGTGGTTTGGCGAGGAAGTCAGCCAGTGGGAGCACCTGCGCACCTACGACCTGCCCTACGCCCTGCCCGTGTATCCGGCCGGCCAGCCCGTGCAGCAGCCCCAGCGCATCAGCCCCACCCTCTACCGCTGCGGCGAC
- a CDS encoding toxin-antitoxin system YwqK family antitoxin, with product MCFSLGSARAQTAALPKAKLNDCYRVVGKDSVVFYYSDEYVLTPPGCATIRRHVRLDSAGRFQGFVRDYRLTNNVLLVQGAYRAGRKEGVFEIYHPNGELAARGRYLQGREVGDWAYWYPTGRPRQILSFRDGHAPLIQQFWSEAGTQQVKDGNGSWYRNELGLNLSGAVLQGAPDGRWVLRRISDDAVVVREIFRKGYFSSGIVVDAVETYQDESRLEIADWDAYSQGEVYTLNNICPQAAR from the coding sequence ATGTGTTTCAGCCTCGGCTCCGCCCGGGCCCAAACGGCCGCCCTGCCCAAAGCCAAGCTCAACGACTGCTACCGGGTGGTGGGCAAAGACAGCGTGGTGTTTTACTACTCCGACGAGTACGTGCTGACGCCGCCCGGCTGCGCCACCATCCGCCGCCACGTGCGCCTCGACAGCGCCGGCCGCTTCCAGGGCTTCGTGCGCGACTACCGCCTCACCAACAACGTATTGCTGGTGCAGGGGGCCTACCGGGCCGGGCGCAAAGAAGGCGTGTTCGAGATTTATCATCCCAATGGTGAGCTGGCGGCGCGGGGCCGCTACCTCCAGGGCCGGGAAGTCGGCGACTGGGCCTACTGGTACCCGACGGGCCGGCCGCGCCAGATCCTGAGCTTCCGCGACGGCCACGCCCCCCTGATTCAGCAATTCTGGAGCGAAGCCGGCACGCAGCAGGTGAAGGATGGTAACGGCAGCTGGTACCGCAACGAGCTGGGCCTAAACCTGTCAGGCGCGGTGTTGCAAGGCGCGCCGGATGGCCGCTGGGTGCTGCGCCGCATCTCCGACGACGCCGTGGTGGTGCGGGAGATTTTCCGGAAAGGTTACTTCAGCAGCGGCATTGTGGTGGATGCGGTGGAAACCTACCAGGACGAGTCAAGGCTGGAAATTGCCGACTGGGACGCCTACAGTCAGGGCGAGGTGTACACGCTCAACAATATCTGCCCGCAGGCAGCTCGCTGA